In Paenibacillus guangzhouensis, a single window of DNA contains:
- a CDS encoding response regulator transcription factor has translation MERIKVLIVDDHEMVRMGLRTYLMIEPKFDVIGEAGNGLEAIAALKQGFAEGLPDVILMDLMMPEMNGVEATREIMRDFPGMKIIILTSFLEDRQVVEAVEAGAVSYVLKTVSADELIYALQGAFRGMPVMTGDVSQALTRGIRQRTTQGESDGLTEREKEVLLLIAEGKTNKDISEELHISIKTVKSHVSNLLMKCEMEDRTQLAIYAHRKGWVSA, from the coding sequence ATGGAGAGAATTAAAGTATTGATCGTGGATGATCATGAAATGGTACGGATGGGATTACGCACGTATTTGATGATTGAACCAAAGTTCGATGTCATCGGGGAAGCAGGCAATGGACTCGAAGCAATCGCTGCCTTGAAGCAAGGATTTGCTGAAGGACTGCCAGATGTTATATTGATGGATCTGATGATGCCAGAGATGAACGGTGTTGAAGCGACAAGAGAGATTATGCGTGATTTTCCTGGCATGAAGATCATTATTCTAACGAGTTTTCTGGAAGATCGCCAAGTGGTGGAGGCCGTGGAAGCAGGCGCGGTGAGCTACGTGCTAAAGACCGTCTCTGCGGATGAACTTATCTATGCGCTGCAGGGCGCTTTCCGGGGGATGCCTGTCATGACCGGCGATGTCTCCCAAGCGCTGACCCGTGGAATCCGGCAGCGTACTACGCAAGGAGAATCCGATGGCCTCACGGAGCGCGAGAAGGAAGTGCTCCTCCTCATTGCAGAAGGAAAGACGAATAAAGATATCTCGGAAGAGCTGCATATCAGCATCAAAACGGTGAAATCCCATGTCAGCAACCTACTGATGAAATGCGAGATGGAAGACCGGACACAGCTCGCGATTTATGCCCATCGCAAGGGGTGGGTAAGTGCCTAA
- a CDS encoding DUF2062 domain-containing protein gives MSNRKSSWLKGVGRWMKYKYLLLIRARGGGAKVAKGFSIGLAIEMFTLPTMGLAFFLIFPLVYILRASFASALIGFVFGKIIYIPISFLNGMVGGMLLPKRVHIHIPYVPEWINRFMMYNVKLIVGGIVDGIILGLIMYLPVKWMIDYATHKRKEKRKTRRLQIHG, from the coding sequence ATGTCCAACCGGAAATCATCCTGGCTTAAAGGTGTCGGGCGATGGATGAAATATAAGTACTTGCTGCTGATCCGCGCTCGAGGCGGAGGGGCAAAAGTAGCGAAAGGCTTCTCGATCGGTCTTGCCATTGAGATGTTCACGCTGCCTACGATGGGGCTGGCATTCTTTTTGATCTTCCCCCTCGTATACATTCTGCGAGCAAGCTTCGCGAGTGCGCTGATCGGATTCGTATTCGGGAAGATCATTTATATCCCGATCTCCTTCCTGAATGGTATGGTTGGGGGGATGCTGCTTCCGAAGCGTGTTCACATTCATATTCCTTACGTTCCGGAATGGATTAATCGGTTTATGATGTATAATGTGAAGCTGATTGTTGGCGGTATTGTGGATGGTATTATCCTTGGACTGATTATGTATCTACCTGTGAAGTGGATGATCGATTACGCTACGCATAAGCGAAAAGAAAAACGAAAAACACGCAGGCTGCAAATTCACGGATAA
- a CDS encoding response regulator transcription factor: MRQRILIVDDDEKIISMLRRGLAFEGYEVLTASNGEQGLNKMMESEPDLVVLDVMMPKVDGWEVCRRIREAGSSVPVLMLTAKDDIKDRVKGLDNGADDYLVKPFALEELLARVRALLRRKSSETEVESVSRQVVYEDLVLDLDMRQVIRDGHTIELTTKEFELLHLFMLNPKRVLTRDMIMEKIWGYDFSGESNVLEVYVAMLRQKTEEFGGKRIIQTVRGAGYVLRGDS; this comes from the coding sequence ATGAGGCAGCGGATATTGATTGTAGATGATGATGAGAAGATTATTTCGATGCTCCGGCGCGGGCTTGCTTTTGAAGGATATGAAGTATTGACCGCATCGAATGGGGAGCAGGGATTGAACAAGATGATGGAATCCGAACCGGATCTCGTCGTTCTTGATGTGATGATGCCGAAGGTGGATGGCTGGGAGGTATGCCGCCGGATTCGTGAAGCAGGCAGCTCGGTGCCGGTACTGATGTTAACTGCGAAGGACGATATTAAGGACCGAGTGAAAGGCCTCGATAACGGAGCGGATGATTATTTGGTCAAGCCGTTTGCGCTGGAAGAGTTACTCGCGCGTGTTCGTGCATTGTTGCGACGCAAATCCAGCGAGACCGAAGTCGAATCTGTATCCAGGCAAGTCGTATATGAAGATCTCGTGCTCGATTTAGACATGCGTCAAGTGATTCGCGATGGCCATACGATTGAGCTCACAACGAAAGAGTTCGAATTGCTCCATCTGTTCATGCTGAACCCGAAGCGGGTGTTAACACGCGACATGATCATGGAGAAGATCTGGGGTTATGATTTTAGCGGCGAATCGAATGTACTCGAAGTGTATGTAGCCATGCTGCGGCAGAAGACCGAAGAGTTCGGAGGTAAGCGAATTATTCAGACGGTGCGTGGCGCGGGCTACGTGCTGCGAGGTGATTCGTAA
- a CDS encoding 4-hydroxy-3-methylbut-2-enyl diphosphate reductase produces MEVVKISPRGYCYGVVDAMVLATQTAKNLDLPRPIYILGMIVHNRHVTDAFEKDGIITLDGENRLEILSQVEKGTVIFTAHGVSPEVRRIAREKGLTTVDATCPDVTKTHDLIREKVAEGYEVVYIGKKGHPEPEGAIGVAPEHVHLIEREEEIDQLELSTDRIIITNQTTMSQWDIKHIMNRLIEKFPRAEIHNEICLATQVRQQAVAEQAGETDLVIVVGDPRSNNSNRLAQVSEEIAGVRAYRIADITELNREWLAGVRKVGVTSGASTPTPITKEVIAYLEQYDADNEATWPIVRTVNMDKLLPAVRGKSS; encoded by the coding sequence ATGGAGGTTGTCAAAATTTCACCGCGTGGGTATTGTTACGGGGTGGTCGACGCGATGGTACTCGCGACACAGACAGCGAAGAATCTGGATTTACCTCGTCCTATATATATATTAGGCATGATCGTACACAATCGTCATGTGACGGATGCGTTTGAGAAGGATGGCATCATAACGCTTGATGGAGAAAACCGTCTAGAAATTCTAAGTCAAGTGGAAAAGGGAACTGTGATCTTCACAGCGCATGGTGTATCGCCAGAAGTTCGCCGTATTGCACGGGAGAAAGGGTTAACGACGGTGGACGCGACCTGTCCGGATGTGACGAAGACGCATGATTTAATACGCGAGAAGGTCGCAGAGGGGTATGAAGTGGTCTACATTGGCAAGAAAGGGCATCCTGAACCGGAAGGTGCGATTGGCGTTGCGCCGGAACATGTTCATCTGATCGAAAGAGAAGAAGAAATTGACCAGCTTGAACTTTCAACAGACCGTATTATTATTACGAATCAGACGACGATGAGCCAATGGGATATTAAACACATCATGAATCGCTTGATCGAGAAATTCCCTCGTGCTGAAATTCATAATGAGATTTGCCTTGCAACGCAGGTGCGGCAGCAAGCTGTAGCCGAGCAAGCGGGTGAGACGGATCTGGTCATTGTCGTAGGTGATCCTCGCAGCAATAACTCGAACCGCCTTGCGCAAGTATCAGAGGAGATTGCAGGCGTGAGAGCGTACAGGATTGCGGATATTACGGAGCTCAATCGAGAGTGGTTGGCAGGGGTTCGTAAAGTAGGTGTCACCTCGGGCGCATCAACACCGACACCGATTACCAAAGAAGTGATCGCATACTTGGAACAGTATGATGCTGATAACGAAGCAACCTGGCCTATCGTACGAACGGTGAATATGGATAAATTATTGCCAGCCGTTCGTGGCAAGTCGAGCTAA
- the liaF gene encoding cell wall-active antibiotics response protein LiaF produces the protein MHSGFGSRLFGGLILVGIGVVFLLNQMGYVHIDIGYVIRTYWPVILILAGLKNVVSHKHHEYGRSVSFGNVVLILIGGYFLARNLDVIHLSAGDFFRYLVPLMLILIGLYVILKPRRSYKKHDPHFHIPPEPYGMTPPPPPPPPGSESPKSTWKEDFEFGWQGNAVNKSGFIGDLHMGSEFWELKPMNISHFIGDTVLDLTKAHIPYGETRINVSSFIGDVKVYVPNDIEVGVAVSCSAFHGDVKLLDHFESGFMKNIRQETPYYNEASKKVRIIVSTFIGDVKVNKVG, from the coding sequence ATGCATTCAGGATTTGGATCTCGATTGTTTGGAGGGCTTATCCTTGTCGGAATTGGTGTAGTGTTCTTATTGAATCAGATGGGTTATGTTCACATCGATATTGGTTATGTGATACGCACATATTGGCCTGTCATCCTGATTCTCGCAGGACTGAAGAATGTGGTGTCGCACAAACATCATGAATATGGACGTTCGGTCTCGTTTGGGAACGTCGTACTCATCTTAATCGGTGGATATTTCCTAGCGCGTAATCTAGATGTGATTCATCTTTCGGCCGGGGATTTCTTCCGTTATTTGGTACCTCTGATGCTCATTCTCATCGGACTGTACGTCATACTTAAGCCTCGTCGCTCTTACAAAAAACATGATCCGCACTTTCATATCCCGCCGGAGCCGTATGGGATGACACCGCCGCCACCGCCACCTCCTCCAGGAAGTGAGTCGCCGAAATCGACGTGGAAAGAAGATTTCGAGTTCGGATGGCAAGGTAACGCGGTGAATAAATCCGGGTTCATCGGAGATCTTCATATGGGTTCAGAGTTCTGGGAATTGAAGCCGATGAACATCTCGCATTTCATTGGCGATACCGTGCTTGATTTAACGAAGGCGCATATCCCTTATGGAGAGACGCGAATCAATGTATCGTCTTTCATCGGTGATGTGAAGGTTTATGTACCTAATGATATTGAGGTTGGCGTCGCCGTCTCTTGCAGTGCTTTCCATGGCGATGTGAAGCTGCTGGATCATTTCGAGAGCGGATTTATGAAGAACATTCGACAAGAGACACCTTACTATAATGAGGCAAGTAAAAAAGTACGTATCATCGTGAGCACATTTATCGGTGATGTCAAAGTGAATAAAGTAGGTTAA
- a CDS encoding 3D domain-containing protein has product MLRGIRRTRFIFSWVIVIALTIGLLFPLSSFQASAQEKPVKEGIIPEPKDILETLSVVATGYTAGIESTGKRPGHPQYGITYSGVKVRRDKNKISTIAADPSVLPLGTVLFIPGYGYGIVADTGSAIKGNKIDLYYKTTKQVYKEWGKKTLKVHVIKRGDGKVTEKLIHELNEAVIVHKTPKEVA; this is encoded by the coding sequence ATGCTTCGAGGCATACGTAGAACAAGGTTCATATTTAGCTGGGTGATTGTGATTGCACTTACGATCGGTTTGTTGTTCCCACTATCTTCATTTCAGGCGTCAGCACAAGAGAAGCCGGTCAAGGAAGGGATTATTCCGGAACCTAAAGATATTCTAGAAACACTCAGCGTTGTGGCAACAGGATATACCGCCGGGATTGAATCGACAGGCAAACGCCCTGGTCATCCGCAATATGGTATTACGTATTCCGGCGTGAAGGTGAGACGTGATAAGAACAAAATATCAACGATTGCTGCAGATCCGAGCGTACTGCCGCTGGGCACGGTTCTGTTCATACCGGGCTATGGATATGGCATTGTAGCAGATACCGGATCAGCCATTAAAGGCAATAAAATCGACTTATATTATAAAACCACGAAGCAAGTCTACAAAGAGTGGGGCAAAAAAACATTGAAAGTTCACGTTATCAAACGCGGAGACGGCAAAGTTACCGAGAAGCTGATTCATGAGCTGAATGAGGCTGTCATTGTGCATAAGACGCCGAAAGAAGTCGCATAA
- a CDS encoding sensor histidine kinase — MSIRLRLTAWYASILAVTFFLVGLAIYWFADQSIYGGMRDKINKQVEVMRVTADYNFLDGIDLNVGGKGFEEEMYAQFVNYVNGTIKVTPNLGGIQFPYPKSADKIKSGFKHITVEGLPFYVYEIPINIKNKGENKTIGVATIGVYTGKEILFFTQLKNILTLVSITMVIIASTIGLFLARKSLRPIENVIRAANQIQRGSDLSVRIKRTGPNDEIGQLTDTVNEMISRMEVFYRELDESYRAQRRFVSDASHELRTPLTTIRGNVDLLEKMWGPAGELESKHIDEAMKKEMSLEALQDIAGESRRMSRLVNDLLALARADAGVIMEKEPIHMRPLVDEVIRRAQFLPRTAEWITGDLSALDAIGVNGHKEYLQQMLFVFIENAFKYTPEGSVTIDAVRHDEQIGIRIKDTGIGMDREQVPYIFDRFYRADESRGIIAGTGLGLSIAKWIIDEHYGSVEVVTAVEKGSTFIIWLPIVSSFHPTLE; from the coding sequence ATGTCGATTCGGCTTCGGCTTACAGCATGGTATGCTTCCATTCTCGCTGTAACATTCTTTCTCGTTGGTCTTGCGATCTATTGGTTCGCGGATCAGAGCATTTATGGCGGCATGCGGGATAAGATTAACAAGCAAGTTGAAGTGATGCGGGTTACGGCGGATTATAATTTTTTGGATGGCATCGACTTAAATGTGGGCGGTAAAGGCTTCGAAGAGGAGATGTACGCCCAATTCGTCAATTACGTGAACGGTACGATCAAAGTGACGCCGAATCTAGGAGGGATACAATTCCCGTATCCGAAGTCAGCGGATAAAATCAAATCCGGATTCAAGCATATCACCGTGGAAGGCCTACCATTCTACGTCTATGAAATACCGATCAATATAAAGAATAAGGGCGAAAACAAAACAATCGGCGTCGCCACGATCGGAGTCTATACCGGGAAAGAGATCTTATTCTTCACCCAGCTCAAAAATATTCTAACGCTTGTCTCGATCACGATGGTCATTATCGCATCGACGATCGGTCTCTTCCTTGCTCGTAAATCTCTGCGTCCGATCGAAAATGTCATTCGAGCAGCGAATCAAATCCAGCGGGGGTCGGATCTTAGCGTCCGTATTAAGCGAACCGGTCCGAACGATGAGATTGGACAGCTGACTGATACCGTCAATGAGATGATCTCGCGGATGGAAGTTTTCTACCGGGAACTCGATGAATCTTATCGCGCGCAGCGCCGATTCGTATCAGATGCCTCACATGAGCTGCGCACGCCGTTGACGACCATTCGAGGGAATGTCGATCTGCTCGAGAAGATGTGGGGACCTGCAGGAGAATTAGAGAGCAAGCATATCGATGAGGCGATGAAGAAAGAGATGTCGCTCGAAGCGCTGCAGGATATTGCAGGCGAATCCAGACGGATGTCGCGGCTGGTGAACGACCTGCTCGCGCTAGCTCGCGCGGATGCGGGTGTGATCATGGAGAAAGAGCCGATTCACATGCGCCCGCTCGTGGATGAAGTTATTCGCCGCGCCCAGTTCCTGCCTAGGACAGCGGAGTGGATCACGGGCGATTTGTCGGCCTTGGATGCCATCGGAGTGAACGGGCACAAAGAATATTTGCAGCAGATGCTCTTTGTCTTTATCGAGAATGCATTCAAATATACGCCGGAAGGCTCGGTTACGATCGATGCCGTTCGTCACGACGAGCAGATCGGAATCCGCATCAAGGATACGGGCATTGGGATGGATCGGGAACAAGTTCCATATATCTTTGACCGGTTCTACCGCGCGGATGAATCGCGTGGCATCATTGCGGGAACAGGGCTTGGGTTATCGATCGCCAAGTGGATCATCGATGAGCACTATGGTTCCGTTGAGGTCGTCACGGCCGTGGAGAAAGGATCTACGTTTATCATCTGGCTTCCTATCGTTAGTAGCTTTCATCCTACCCTTGAATAG
- a CDS encoding S1C family serine protease, protein MSEENKRNDNERLFEEHNDHESKENQDKQEQSSSYYYSYGPFKSVPSEVTGNDATASNGGMASEVEVTPPDPIKAAPTRSYYSQGMELKAGNVDFANYSNGGSGNGTIGGNWQVNNQAPPKSSFKTVFISFLAGMLVISSLMFVSDRYNLFTGSTNGSEGSSSSSGNAVTTSANVNTAPLERPGDITSIVKSASPAVVKIETYVKQNKRQSNSNPFMDDPFFRQFFGDGSGGGSNQQRQNGNSDALIENGLGSGFIFDKEGYILTNQHVIAGADQIKVVLEGHDKPYVAKLLGSSFDLDLAVLKIEGADFPTINIGNSDQAQSGDWLVAIGNPNGFDHTVTAGVLSAKERSISIPDQEAGKTREYKHLIQTDASINPGNSGGPLLNMNGEVIGMNVAVSADSQGIGFAIPAKTILENLSNLKANKEIPQEPVPFIGATLATMTDDIAKQLNTDKVEGSIVTQVYYRTPAYEADLRAYDIITGIDGKKYATNEALIEAIQQKKVGDEVTFNIVRNGKAMDLKVKIGDKNKYNANGNQ, encoded by the coding sequence ATGAGTGAAGAAAATAAACGCAATGATAACGAACGATTATTCGAAGAACATAACGATCATGAGTCGAAAGAAAATCAAGACAAGCAAGAGCAGTCATCCTCGTATTATTATTCTTACGGACCGTTCAAATCCGTACCAAGCGAAGTAACGGGAAATGATGCAACGGCATCGAACGGCGGGATGGCTTCCGAAGTTGAAGTCACACCTCCAGATCCGATTAAAGCAGCGCCAACGCGGTCCTACTATTCACAGGGCATGGAACTGAAGGCCGGTAACGTGGATTTCGCGAACTACAGTAATGGCGGTAGTGGAAATGGTACGATCGGCGGGAACTGGCAAGTGAACAATCAAGCACCTCCGAAGTCATCGTTCAAGACGGTGTTCATCTCCTTCTTGGCTGGGATGCTTGTGATTAGCTCCTTAATGTTCGTCTCGGATCGCTACAACTTATTCACGGGTAGTACGAACGGATCAGAAGGTTCGAGTTCATCTAGCGGCAATGCCGTTACGACAAGTGCGAATGTGAATACTGCACCGCTTGAGCGTCCAGGTGACATTACGAGCATTGTGAAGAGTGCAAGTCCTGCGGTTGTTAAAATCGAGACCTATGTCAAACAGAACAAAAGACAAAGCAACAGCAATCCATTTATGGATGATCCGTTCTTCCGTCAATTCTTCGGAGATGGCAGCGGCGGCGGATCCAATCAACAACGTCAGAATGGTAATAGCGACGCGTTAATCGAAAATGGATTAGGTTCAGGGTTTATTTTCGACAAAGAGGGATATATCCTTACGAACCAACACGTGATTGCAGGCGCGGATCAGATCAAGGTCGTCTTGGAAGGGCATGACAAGCCTTATGTTGCGAAATTGCTCGGTTCAAGCTTCGACTTAGACCTTGCCGTACTAAAAATTGAAGGGGCAGATTTCCCGACGATCAATATCGGTAACTCGGATCAAGCTCAATCTGGTGACTGGCTCGTTGCGATCGGGAACCCGAACGGCTTCGACCATACGGTGACAGCTGGGGTGTTAAGCGCGAAAGAACGCTCCATTAGTATTCCGGACCAAGAAGCTGGCAAGACGCGTGAGTACAAACATTTGATTCAAACGGATGCTTCTATCAACCCAGGGAACTCCGGCGGACCATTGCTCAATATGAACGGTGAAGTCATTGGGATGAACGTCGCGGTTAGTGCAGACTCGCAAGGCATTGGGTTCGCCATTCCGGCGAAGACTATCCTAGAGAATCTGTCGAACCTCAAAGCGAACAAGGAGATTCCTCAAGAGCCTGTTCCGTTCATTGGTGCGACACTCGCGACGATGACAGATGATATTGCGAAGCAGCTGAATACAGATAAAGTGGAAGGATCGATTGTGACGCAAGTGTACTACCGTACGCCTGCTTATGAAGCTGACCTTCGGGCTTACGATATCATTACAGGGATCGACGGCAAGAAATATGCGACGAATGAAGCGTTGATCGAGGCGATCCAACAGAAGAAAGTCGGCGATGAAGTGACGTTCAATATCGTTCGGAATGGAAAAGCGATGGATTTGAAAGTCAAGATCGGCGACAAAAATAAATATAACGCAAATGGTAACCAATAA
- a CDS encoding sensor histidine kinase — MMTRILQNSKWGLLIYFALSSAFSIVAVLLGIFRYEGMLTDFRLWVGYLLLIIILCTIVGYAVAQRMQRRIDAIHDSMLQVSRGNLSVRIRRTEDPSFARLYYEFNTMVDSVEKKMKLLQKLGEQQVMQLEMTTESAVSEERKRLARDLHDTVSQQLFAIHMSASSLPKVMEIDMERAKLVMDQLIQMSYLAQKQMRGLIAQLRPIELEGKSLSEALDAWFPDYCRHNGLQGTKELDLHEPISEAKEHQMFLIIQEAVANIVKHASAQRVTLKLTERESQYILSINDDGRGFNTQTLKPGSYGLHTMQERAEKLGGQVDIMSTPGAGTTIRVYMPKFEEETKIDGEN; from the coding sequence ATGATGACGCGCATATTGCAGAATTCAAAATGGGGATTACTGATATACTTTGCACTCTCCAGTGCATTCAGCATCGTCGCTGTGCTGCTTGGTATCTTTCGATATGAGGGAATGTTAACCGATTTTCGATTGTGGGTGGGTTATTTATTACTTATCATTATCCTATGCACAATCGTTGGTTATGCCGTAGCACAGCGGATGCAGCGTCGTATTGATGCCATTCATGACAGTATGCTTCAAGTCTCAAGGGGGAATTTATCCGTTCGAATTCGGCGGACAGAGGACCCCTCTTTTGCACGTCTGTACTATGAATTCAATACGATGGTGGATAGCGTTGAGAAGAAAATGAAGCTGCTGCAGAAGCTTGGAGAGCAGCAGGTGATGCAGCTGGAAATGACAACGGAGTCTGCGGTATCAGAAGAACGGAAGCGTCTGGCTCGCGACTTGCATGATACGGTTAGTCAACAATTATTCGCCATTCACATGTCGGCGTCATCCCTCCCGAAGGTGATGGAGATCGATATGGAACGCGCGAAGCTAGTTATGGATCAATTAATTCAAATGTCGTATTTGGCGCAGAAGCAAATGCGAGGGCTTATCGCACAGTTAAGACCGATCGAGCTGGAAGGGAAGTCACTGTCCGAGGCGCTGGATGCATGGTTCCCCGATTATTGCCGTCATAACGGGTTGCAGGGCACCAAAGAACTCGATCTTCACGAACCGATCTCGGAAGCGAAGGAACACCAGATGTTCCTTATTATCCAAGAAGCGGTCGCAAATATCGTGAAGCACGCTTCTGCACAACGTGTGACGCTGAAGCTGACCGAACGGGAAAGCCAATATATATTATCTATCAATGATGACGGGCGAGGATTTAATACGCAGACGTTGAAGCCTGGCTCCTATGGACTTCATACGATGCAAGAACGTGCTGAGAAGCTGGGCGGACAGGTGGATATTATGAGCACACCAGGTGCTGGGACGACCATTCGTGTATACATGCCGAAATTCGAAGAGGAGACGAAGATCGATGGAGAGAATTAA